A genomic window from Sphingobacterium spiritivorum includes:
- a CDS encoding alpha-2-macroglobulin family protein, with product MKNLLLIVIALLPLFVKAQKKESSPKWKKVEELINIKNYEQTLPILADIKAEARETNNSPEWVRAFLAENRAHTINQTTEASFKVLQNHFKNNIKQANPLEQQVLTNFYAVFLSANIHQLLEKSAIVPVQRATELYKIDSIFRQSLADKERLLKEKTEDWGTLLTSSQNIELSPSLYHLLAYNYLNFLDYQRDQNRKADSLTKEISLINKQYQYDNANSFVTFRKIFDGHFLDQIRDYPNIKKKLDSIRSDYNANIIALVAPYAPTAKERVSLLNETLNRYPGSPWIANVRKTYNEITKAELRIEHTTFAPVQQYTPIKIYHTNTNQLYIRVYNKNNTPNHFKERKIELDTLSYQVSFDGKLVYEEKVDLRLFDDYENHNSIYKLNPLAPGNYTILISNNPEFKDDDLYKTTNSTEITISDIFVSATGERQNYQSRIATYNLTLINRVTGNPFANKIVRFYENKDKKLIHLITKTTNAKGEITLATKDILNNYHLYIPDENQLIDLKNLQNADVYKERGKSKERDTEKITGLIMTDRSVYRPGQTVYLKAILYNSALMNGKIIASEKVKLYLKDANNQLVDSLLLNTNTFGSVNGEFRLPVKTLNGNFRIELTHNGKQIQSDYFKVEEYKRPTFKVFFEPNKQTYSRTDTVKFEGKTETLSGVSLPQTSIRYSLKVRDHNNWKSILTYDSTTVTDQAGKFHISLPLSLDSLKSSTKFGIEVTAEAVNTTGEMQTASTNYKYADKQKSLSITLPPVLLDKKWKEIKINTTNLNYQPYAFAGEIEIYRIKKSSTILPSSNLSFSFETGYHLLNADQYEKYFPNLFDRVQFENNNKELVSKYLFDTNKSNTIQIDSTLFPYGEYEVKAFTVEDKDTVSASYIVRVLQPETFKISNSDFLITKFDKKTYALDEKVTVLIQTDLKEASTVFISEIIGNTKQETKIIPLHQGKGKYTFQLTNDYIGKSPKINVLLIKDNKIETVQLYLPIQTTGKQLKIKQQTFRDKITPGQKEKWSFTITQKDKQIPTEVLATMYDSALDMFVPHSFTNQFDLTYPYYYGFDLYYLKREFNQTYNVFKPYGYTRKDSSVNDAAPQIRNYGLWNSNLSQLSPTTKRYVSLRSRSESNGVLYDQLNDSELQEVVVTGVASGVQIRGMASAAPEAQSPLYIVDGEIMDAFNLQSLKADKIDNMAVLKGAEASALYGSRGMNGVIIITTKEYKEKEEKMNAAQVRTNLQETAFFYPTLYTDKDGLVSFEFDSPEALTKWKLLLFAHGQHLEAGSATFMTQTQKELMVSPNIPRYLRNGDQITIKAQIQNLGKNTLSGNAKIEIINPENNQVISSAFLDDKAYQSFNVSAENNTMVEWELKVSTDIPVVQIKIVAATDAFSDGEVHELPILSNKILVTDTEKIILKPEQSKTYQVASFGKDNLLTKIQIQSNPIVEIIAALDYLKNYPYECSEQLSSKWFGLKMIQYVQKYYPAISDYFKALDQENSKGRLEENTKLSTLTLEEMPWLRDVKGEQQKFKALAKLFNSDIVSELSDLERKIIKNQLPNGAFSWFEGGKENTDISIRILEIFGKVLYLDKTLVSNTIQNSSKKIVSYLDQDKNLIGEKSNVEQTLSYLFARHYWNAYTPGNKTELEKLSSKLAKSAEITAKGSAGSAAKAWIVNQLYGTGIQADYIKNRIKQEAITDTAKGMYWESNSRLYNATSQQSYMTEAYKLNDPDKLRQISQWIYYNKQSNHWRTTWMTVDAIYALLLANNPEEFSMVNTTEVIINDQKTEMDKQVMGQINKEIQKDDLKGNQHITVRNNNTSRTVYGGIYHQYFVPVDEIKATANSLSVYKKYYVERAGKWIESTSFNLGERVKVRLTIINDTALEYVHIKDSRPSGTEPEYKASGYQWRSGYYFTLKDASTNYFYDILPKGRHELEYEVKANNIGLFDAGISTAECMYDPSVNARSENLKVEIK from the coding sequence ATGAAAAACCTTTTATTAATTGTCATTGCCCTGTTACCTCTTTTTGTAAAAGCACAAAAGAAAGAAAGCTCTCCCAAATGGAAAAAAGTTGAAGAGCTGATCAACATCAAAAACTATGAACAGACACTTCCGATACTGGCCGATATCAAGGCAGAAGCCCGGGAAACAAATAATAGTCCGGAATGGGTTCGCGCTTTTCTAGCTGAAAACAGAGCACATACTATCAACCAGACTACGGAGGCTTCTTTTAAAGTACTTCAGAATCATTTTAAAAATAATATTAAACAGGCAAATCCTCTTGAACAACAGGTTCTGACAAATTTCTATGCGGTATTCTTATCTGCGAACATCCATCAGTTACTGGAAAAAAGTGCGATTGTCCCGGTACAGAGAGCTACCGAACTCTATAAAATAGACTCCATATTCAGACAGTCCTTAGCAGATAAAGAGAGACTGCTTAAGGAGAAGACCGAAGATTGGGGCACACTTCTCACTTCTTCTCAGAATATAGAACTTTCGCCTTCCTTATACCACTTATTAGCTTATAATTACCTCAATTTCCTTGATTATCAGCGAGATCAAAACAGAAAGGCTGATTCACTAACCAAAGAAATAAGCCTTATAAATAAACAATATCAGTATGACAATGCTAATTCATTTGTTACGTTTCGTAAAATATTCGATGGTCACTTTTTAGATCAAATCAGAGATTATCCGAATATCAAAAAGAAACTGGATTCCATTAGATCGGATTATAACGCAAACATTATAGCATTAGTAGCTCCTTATGCTCCCACAGCTAAAGAAAGAGTGTCTCTGTTAAATGAAACCCTTAACAGATATCCCGGAAGTCCTTGGATTGCAAATGTCAGGAAAACATATAATGAAATAACAAAGGCAGAATTACGGATTGAGCATACCACATTCGCACCAGTTCAACAATATACACCAATAAAAATCTACCACACGAATACAAACCAACTCTACATTAGAGTTTATAACAAAAACAATACACCCAATCATTTCAAAGAAAGAAAAATAGAATTAGATACCTTATCCTATCAGGTCAGTTTCGATGGAAAATTAGTGTATGAAGAAAAAGTGGATCTTCGTCTATTTGATGATTATGAAAACCATAACAGTATCTATAAACTGAATCCTCTTGCGCCAGGTAATTACACTATACTAATATCCAATAATCCGGAATTTAAAGATGATGATTTGTATAAAACAACAAATTCTACAGAAATAACAATTAGTGATATCTTCGTTTCAGCCACCGGCGAACGTCAAAATTACCAATCTCGTATTGCGACTTATAACTTAACATTAATAAACAGGGTGACCGGAAATCCCTTTGCAAACAAAATCGTACGATTTTACGAGAATAAAGACAAAAAATTAATCCATCTGATTACTAAAACAACCAATGCAAAAGGCGAGATTACTTTAGCTACTAAAGACATATTAAATAATTACCACCTTTATATTCCTGACGAAAATCAACTTATCGATCTAAAAAACCTTCAAAATGCAGATGTTTATAAAGAAAGAGGTAAAAGTAAAGAAAGAGATACGGAAAAGATAACTGGCCTGATCATGACGGATCGATCTGTTTACAGACCCGGTCAGACCGTATATCTCAAAGCAATTCTGTATAACAGTGCGCTAATGAATGGCAAAATTATAGCCAGTGAAAAAGTAAAACTCTATCTTAAAGATGCAAATAATCAACTTGTAGATTCTTTATTGCTTAATACAAATACTTTTGGCTCTGTAAATGGAGAATTCCGTTTACCGGTAAAGACTTTGAATGGAAATTTCAGAATTGAACTTACACACAACGGAAAACAGATACAGTCCGATTATTTCAAAGTTGAAGAATACAAACGGCCTACTTTCAAGGTATTTTTTGAACCTAATAAACAAACATACAGCAGGACAGATACGGTAAAGTTTGAAGGAAAAACAGAAACATTATCCGGAGTTTCTTTGCCACAGACTTCAATCCGCTACTCATTGAAAGTAAGGGATCACAATAACTGGAAGTCTATTTTAACATATGACTCAACGACGGTTACCGATCAGGCAGGCAAGTTCCATATCTCTTTACCGCTGAGTCTGGACAGTTTAAAAAGCAGCACAAAATTTGGAATAGAGGTAACAGCTGAGGCAGTAAATACCACCGGAGAGATGCAAACTGCAAGCACAAATTACAAATATGCGGATAAACAAAAATCTCTTTCAATAACACTTCCTCCTGTTTTGTTAGATAAGAAATGGAAAGAAATCAAAATAAACACAACTAACCTGAATTATCAGCCTTATGCTTTTGCCGGAGAAATTGAGATCTACCGAATCAAAAAATCATCAACGATTCTTCCAAGTAGTAATTTGTCATTTTCATTTGAAACAGGATATCATCTCTTAAATGCAGATCAGTATGAAAAGTATTTTCCTAACCTATTTGATCGTGTCCAATTTGAGAATAACAATAAAGAACTCGTCAGCAAATACCTCTTTGACACCAACAAATCCAACACTATACAAATAGATAGTACTTTATTCCCTTATGGTGAATATGAGGTGAAAGCCTTTACAGTAGAAGATAAAGATACTGTCTCTGCATCATATATTGTCCGGGTGCTGCAACCGGAAACGTTCAAGATCAGTAATTCGGATTTTCTAATTACCAAATTTGACAAAAAAACATATGCACTCGATGAAAAAGTAACAGTCTTAATCCAAACGGATCTTAAAGAAGCCAGCACTGTATTTATATCAGAAATCATAGGCAATACTAAGCAGGAGACTAAGATAATTCCCCTCCATCAGGGAAAAGGAAAGTATACTTTTCAGCTGACAAATGATTACATAGGAAAATCACCTAAGATAAATGTACTGCTTATAAAAGACAACAAAATAGAAACGGTACAACTATACCTACCTATACAGACAACAGGTAAACAGTTAAAGATTAAACAACAAACATTCAGAGACAAAATAACACCCGGACAAAAAGAAAAATGGAGCTTCACCATTACGCAAAAAGATAAACAGATCCCGACAGAAGTGCTGGCGACTATGTATGACAGCGCTCTTGACATGTTCGTCCCGCATTCATTTACCAATCAATTTGACTTAACATACCCATATTATTACGGATTCGATCTCTATTATCTTAAAAGAGAATTTAATCAGACATATAATGTATTCAAACCATACGGGTATACAAGAAAAGATAGCTCAGTAAATGATGCTGCGCCTCAAATCCGTAATTACGGATTATGGAACAGCAATTTGAGTCAGTTATCTCCAACAACAAAACGTTATGTCAGTCTTCGTTCCCGTTCGGAGTCAAACGGTGTATTGTATGATCAACTCAATGATTCAGAATTACAGGAAGTAGTCGTAACAGGAGTTGCGTCTGGTGTACAGATCAGAGGGATGGCTTCAGCAGCACCGGAAGCACAGTCTCCTCTGTATATAGTTGACGGAGAGATCATGGATGCATTTAACTTACAAAGTCTTAAAGCTGATAAGATCGACAATATGGCTGTACTTAAAGGAGCCGAGGCATCTGCATTATACGGATCCAGAGGAATGAATGGTGTCATTATTATTACGACAAAAGAGTATAAAGAAAAAGAAGAAAAAATGAATGCAGCACAGGTACGCACCAATCTGCAGGAAACCGCCTTCTTCTACCCTACCCTGTATACAGATAAAGATGGTCTCGTATCTTTCGAATTTGACAGTCCGGAAGCACTGACAAAATGGAAACTATTGTTATTTGCACATGGACAGCATCTGGAAGCAGGATCAGCCACCTTTATGACGCAGACACAGAAAGAGCTGATGGTCAGCCCTAATATTCCGCGTTATCTGCGAAATGGAGATCAGATTACAATCAAAGCTCAAATTCAGAATTTAGGCAAGAACACACTATCCGGTAACGCCAAAATAGAAATTATCAATCCCGAAAATAATCAGGTAATATCTTCAGCTTTTCTGGATGACAAGGCTTACCAGTCATTCAATGTATCAGCCGAAAATAATACCATGGTGGAATGGGAACTAAAAGTTTCAACTGATATTCCTGTCGTACAAATCAAAATAGTAGCGGCTACAGATGCTTTCTCTGATGGAGAAGTGCATGAACTACCGATACTTTCCAATAAGATTCTGGTCACAGATACAGAGAAGATTATACTAAAACCGGAGCAAAGCAAGACTTATCAGGTAGCTTCATTTGGAAAAGATAATCTGCTGACCAAAATTCAGATCCAGAGCAATCCTATTGTTGAAATTATTGCAGCTTTGGATTACCTGAAAAATTACCCTTATGAATGTAGCGAACAGTTGAGCAGCAAATGGTTTGGATTGAAAATGATCCAGTATGTACAGAAGTACTACCCTGCTATATCGGATTATTTCAAAGCATTAGATCAGGAGAACAGCAAAGGCAGATTAGAAGAAAACACAAAGCTGAGCACATTGACTCTGGAAGAAATGCCGTGGCTTCGCGATGTGAAGGGAGAGCAACAAAAATTCAAAGCACTGGCGAAGTTGTTTAACTCCGATATTGTATCGGAATTGAGTGACCTGGAAAGAAAGATTATCAAAAATCAATTACCAAACGGAGCTTTTTCATGGTTTGAAGGTGGAAAAGAAAATACAGATATCTCGATTCGTATTCTTGAAATATTTGGAAAAGTACTCTATCTGGACAAAACATTAGTCAGCAATACGATTCAGAACAGTTCTAAAAAAATAGTGAGTTATCTGGATCAGGATAAGAATCTGATCGGTGAAAAGAGTAATGTTGAACAAACGCTAAGCTACCTCTTTGCCCGCCACTATTGGAATGCCTATACTCCCGGAAATAAAACCGAACTGGAAAAACTCAGTTCCAAATTGGCCAAATCAGCAGAAATAACAGCCAAAGGATCTGCAGGATCTGCTGCTAAAGCCTGGATTGTAAATCAGTTATACGGAACAGGAATACAGGCTGATTATATCAAAAACCGTATAAAACAGGAAGCTATCACCGATACAGCCAAAGGAATGTATTGGGAAAGCAACAGCAGGCTCTATAATGCGACCAGCCAGCAGTCGTATATGACAGAAGCGTATAAACTCAATGATCCGGACAAACTTCGACAGATCAGTCAGTGGATCTATTATAATAAACAGTCAAACCACTGGAGAACAACCTGGATGACTGTAGATGCCATCTATGCACTGTTACTGGCAAATAACCCTGAAGAATTTTCTATGGTAAATACCACCGAAGTAATCATTAATGATCAGAAAACCGAGATGGATAAGCAGGTAATGGGTCAGATTAATAAAGAAATTCAAAAGGATGATTTAAAAGGAAATCAGCATATTACTGTTCGTAATAACAATACCAGCAGAACGGTTTACGGTGGTATATACCATCAGTATTTTGTTCCCGTTGATGAAATCAAAGCGACAGCCAACAGCCTGTCAGTATACAAAAAGTATTATGTAGAAAGGGCAGGAAAATGGATTGAAAGTACAAGTTTCAATCTCGGTGAGAGGGTAAAAGTCAGACTGACGATTATCAATGATACAGCACTGGAATATGTGCATATCAAAGACAGCCGTCCTTCCGGTACAGAGCCCGAATACAAGGCTTCAGGATATCAGTGGAGATCAGGTTATTATTTCACGCTGAAAGACGCTTCGACAAACTATTTCTATGATATACTGCCGAAAGGAAGACATGAGCTGGAATATGAAGTCAAAGCGAATAATATAGGGCTGTTTGATGCAGGTATCAGCACAGCAGAATGCATGTATGATCCTTCTGTGAATGCCAGATCCGAAAATCTGAAAGTAGAGATTAAGTAG
- the glsA gene encoding glutaminase A, producing the protein MNRPYTSDLIKSTFVLVFFLINISTYAQKSNTIKDVSKAALTAILDKNRNDYVNGKVADYIPELGKMDAKAVALAVVNDRGTVIGVGDINKKFTMQSISKTIALMLAVMENGEESVFKKMGYFGTDKSFNHFANLETMGKPLNPMMNAGAILTTSLISGDGKVPFDKILNMVRYITDNPTLDYSKTVYTSEKETGHRNRGMFYIMKNAGLISGSEEQLDNYFRQCSIELTAEDLAKIGYFFAHQCVRFDGDQRYKNPEISKLIQSQMLIAGMYEFSGEYARTVGLPSKSGVGGGIMISVPNQAGIAVFSAPLDSHGNSVVGYHMILDLVKQYNLGIF; encoded by the coding sequence ATGAACAGACCTTATACTTCCGATCTGATAAAAAGTACATTTGTACTCGTATTTTTCCTGATTAATATCTCCACATATGCCCAAAAATCAAATACCATTAAAGATGTATCCAAAGCAGCGTTAACAGCTATTCTGGATAAAAACAGAAATGACTACGTGAACGGAAAAGTTGCCGATTATATTCCTGAACTGGGTAAAATGGATGCAAAAGCTGTTGCTCTTGCCGTGGTCAATGACAGAGGAACAGTGATCGGAGTGGGTGATATAAATAAAAAATTCACCATGCAAAGTATTTCCAAAACCATTGCGCTGATGCTGGCGGTTATGGAAAATGGAGAAGAATCTGTATTTAAGAAGATGGGATATTTTGGAACCGACAAATCATTCAACCATTTTGCCAATCTGGAAACCATGGGCAAGCCGCTGAATCCTATGATGAATGCCGGTGCGATCCTGACGACATCCCTTATTTCAGGTGATGGAAAAGTACCCTTTGACAAAATATTAAATATGGTGCGCTACATCACAGACAATCCAACACTGGACTACAGCAAAACAGTCTATACATCTGAAAAAGAAACCGGACACCGCAATCGGGGAATGTTCTATATTATGAAAAATGCAGGATTGATTTCGGGTTCGGAAGAACAGCTGGACAACTACTTCCGCCAGTGCTCTATCGAACTTACTGCAGAAGATCTGGCCAAAATAGGTTATTTCTTTGCACATCAGTGCGTGCGCTTTGATGGCGACCAACGCTATAAAAATCCTGAAATATCAAAACTTATCCAATCGCAGATGCTGATTGCCGGTATGTATGAATTTAGCGGTGAATATGCCCGTACGGTTGGATTACCAAGCAAATCAGGAGTTGGTGGAGGCATTATGATCAGCGTTCCCAATCAGGCTGGTATAGCTGTATTCAGCGCTCCTCTGGATAGTCATGGCAATTCTGTAGTAGGTTACCACATGATCCTGGATCTGGTAAAACAATATAATCTCGG
- a CDS encoding RNA polymerase sigma factor — protein sequence MELNSMVDVTSLSEEQLVALLKDSQQHAFNEIYKRHWAGIFLAAKNRLSNEDDAYEIVQNIFLNLWRKRSSFELTKNFAVYFATATKYEVLKSLSRQGHIEQYRNVLRTSVSERDDSTVNQLETKELLESLEQSIRVLPEKCQLVFRLRVEKEYSQKEIAKELNISEKTVEAHLTKARKHIRNDLGILAFIHLVHYLKNF from the coding sequence ATGGAATTAAATAGTATGGTTGATGTGACATCCTTATCGGAAGAACAACTGGTAGCGCTATTGAAGGATAGCCAGCAGCATGCTTTTAATGAAATCTATAAACGTCACTGGGCCGGAATTTTTTTGGCAGCGAAAAACCGGCTGTCTAATGAAGATGATGCTTATGAGATTGTCCAGAATATCTTTCTCAATCTTTGGCGCAAAAGAAGTTCTTTTGAACTGACCAAAAACTTTGCTGTGTATTTTGCTACAGCAACTAAGTATGAGGTTCTTAAGTCATTATCCAGACAAGGGCATATCGAACAGTATCGGAATGTATTACGGACTTCTGTTTCAGAAAGAGATGATTCTACAGTAAATCAACTGGAAACAAAGGAACTGTTGGAATCACTGGAACAATCTATTCGTGTACTTCCTGAAAAGTGTCAATTAGTATTCAGACTAAGGGTGGAGAAGGAGTACAGCCAGAAGGAGATCGCAAAAGAGCTCAATATATCCGAGAAAACAGTAGAAGCTCATCTCACCAAAGCCCGTAAGCATATCCGTAATGATCTGGGCATTCTTGCATTCATACATCTGGTACATTATTTAAAAAATTTTTAA
- a CDS encoding FecR family protein: protein MKQKPEPQRLQYLAEKWLNGTISAAEKQEFDEWYYSFEDHIVTDHTTEELDAVASDLYKNIQLRAGMTVPPRISKIYPSRRILYWAASVLILISAGIILYLRQENVQHQYAKTAVIIPGSNKGNLQLGDGNAYDLEQLDTGVFLKRSGVEIIKTRKGEINYTVSSIEALNPREIVDNSVSTPNGGQYKIQLSDGTRIWLNAASAIRFPIAFVGDQRMVELQGEAYFEVAKDARKPFIVKTGKEEIRVLGTHFNVNSYDGEPVSRVSLLEGKVEVLAKQGLYKTHLTPGQQTVNTAKSLTVESFNMEESIAWKNGEFIFNNERLDQVMLKVGRWYDADITVDPDIAKILIWGSISKSEQIDKVLKLMQLTNENIKYRIEGRRIYMSPK, encoded by the coding sequence ATGAAGCAGAAACCGGAACCGCAGAGACTCCAGTATTTGGCCGAAAAATGGCTGAATGGAACAATTTCAGCAGCTGAGAAGCAGGAATTTGATGAATGGTACTACTCTTTTGAGGACCATATTGTGACGGATCATACGACTGAAGAGCTGGATGCTGTAGCTTCAGATCTTTACAAAAATATTCAGCTTCGGGCCGGAATGACAGTCCCGCCCCGAATTTCAAAGATTTATCCTTCCAGGCGTATACTGTATTGGGCAGCTTCTGTTTTGATACTGATTAGTGCAGGCATTATTTTGTACCTCAGACAGGAGAATGTTCAGCATCAGTATGCCAAAACTGCTGTTATTATACCCGGGTCCAATAAAGGAAATCTGCAATTGGGAGACGGTAATGCCTACGATCTGGAGCAGCTTGATACGGGCGTTTTTCTTAAAAGAAGCGGTGTTGAGATTATCAAAACCAGAAAAGGCGAAATTAATTATACAGTTAGTTCGATCGAAGCATTGAATCCTCGCGAAATTGTTGATAACAGCGTATCTACGCCAAATGGCGGACAATATAAAATCCAATTGAGTGACGGTACGCGGATATGGCTGAATGCAGCATCAGCGATCAGATTTCCAATAGCATTTGTCGGAGATCAGCGTATGGTTGAATTACAGGGAGAGGCTTATTTTGAAGTCGCAAAAGATGCCAGGAAACCTTTTATTGTGAAAACAGGTAAAGAAGAAATTCGTGTTTTAGGAACACATTTTAATGTGAACTCATATGACGGAGAGCCGGTGTCAAGAGTGTCCCTGTTGGAAGGGAAAGTAGAAGTACTCGCTAAGCAGGGGCTTTACAAAACCCATCTCACGCCGGGACAGCAGACTGTAAATACCGCTAAATCACTAACCGTGGAATCGTTCAATATGGAAGAAAGCATTGCATGGAAGAATGGCGAATTTATATTTAACAATGAACGTCTGGATCAGGTCATGCTGAAGGTAGGACGCTGGTATGATGCTGATATAACTGTAGATCCGGACATTGCAAAAATATTGATCTGGGGATCTATTTCTAAATCCGAACAGATCGATAAGGTGTTGAAACTGATGCAACTAACGAATGAAAATATAAAATACCGAATAGAAGGAAGGAGGATATATATGAGTCCAAAATAA
- a CDS encoding SIMPL domain-containing protein — protein MHTVLKSTFVLAAASLLLFASCNSDSKDNKNRIRVSGEGKIRIMPDQVTLTIDAGFTKPRMVDAVRETQNTVDSVIAILQKYGSNKEDIKTSSVSANKAYEYINNSNKFVGYQAQQTIDFVLHDLTKFTELTGKLLETKISSISSVQFNHSKADSILREADLIAYDDALKSAQKLAKRADVEIGKLLFISNDGSAPGDPGGYQTRMQLETFNKAYGGAGFKIAPEVLEFKRNIYTEFELK, from the coding sequence ATGCATACCGTACTCAAATCAACATTTGTATTGGCTGCCGCCAGCCTGTTGCTTTTTGCATCCTGCAATTCGGATTCAAAAGACAATAAAAACAGAATCCGTGTCAGCGGAGAAGGAAAGATCAGAATTATGCCTGATCAGGTCACTTTAACTATAGACGCCGGTTTTACTAAACCACGCATGGTCGACGCCGTACGCGAAACTCAAAATACGGTTGACTCCGTAATCGCTATTCTGCAGAAATATGGGAGTAATAAAGAAGATATCAAGACCAGCAGTGTGTCTGCCAATAAAGCCTACGAGTATATCAACAACAGCAATAAATTTGTCGGATATCAGGCGCAGCAGACTATCGATTTTGTACTGCACGATCTGACTAAGTTTACAGAGCTGACAGGTAAACTGCTGGAAACAAAAATCAGCAGTATATCCTCCGTTCAGTTTAATCATTCCAAAGCAGACAGTATCTTACGGGAAGCTGACCTTATTGCTTATGATGATGCACTCAAATCTGCTCAAAAACTGGCCAAACGTGCCGATGTTGAAATTGGAAAACTGTTGTTTATTTCTAATGATGGCAGTGCTCCTGGTGATCCGGGAGGCTACCAGACCAGAATGCAACTGGAAACATTTAATAAAGCTTACGGAGGTGCCGGATTTAAGATCGCTCCTGAAGTACTTGAATTCAAACGTAATATCTATACCGAATTTGAGCTAAAATAA
- a CDS encoding YARHG domain-containing protein, translating into MKNLLILFLIVFSQYAAAQTLKDCSTCATELIKADQIKELSIDEIRYLTNDLFARKGYVFQSSEIDSYYSDKSWYKPVNANYTLEYNKVENQNIKLLQDRTKVLLAERAQLIAELKKIKSLVMSKNKAALQSQFGYKTEDNNDYILNVMDEIFLDDIHWYKNEGLYKVSKDNGDIIKEYTLQIVGNTVTFNFSLRGISDIGNGNTIYPTTFSPESSYLYVFRFAQGKLRFDKVIVAG; encoded by the coding sequence ATGAAAAATCTTTTAATTTTATTTCTGATTGTTTTTTCACAATACGCTGCTGCACAGACGCTGAAGGACTGTTCAACTTGTGCCACAGAACTCATTAAAGCTGATCAGATCAAAGAATTGAGTATAGATGAAATACGTTATTTAACGAATGATCTTTTTGCCCGCAAAGGTTATGTTTTCCAGAGTTCAGAAATAGACAGCTACTACTCAGACAAAAGCTGGTACAAACCGGTTAATGCTAATTATACATTGGAATATAACAAGGTTGAAAATCAAAATATAAAACTCTTACAGGATAGGACTAAAGTCCTCCTGGCTGAAAGAGCACAACTTATCGCTGAACTCAAAAAAATCAAATCACTGGTGATGAGTAAAAATAAAGCAGCTCTCCAAAGCCAGTTTGGTTACAAAACGGAAGACAATAACGATTATATTCTCAATGTGATGGACGAAATTTTTCTGGATGATATTCATTGGTATAAAAATGAAGGTCTGTACAAAGTCAGCAAAGATAACGGAGATATCATCAAAGAATATACCTTACAGATTGTCGGTAATACCGTCACTTTCAATTTTAGTCTCCGCGGAATCTCTGATATAGGGAATGGAAACACGATCTACCCGACCACATTCAGTCCGGAATCCAGCTACTTATATGTGTTCCGCTTCGCTCAGGGTAAACTCAGATTTGACAAGGTAATTGTAGCAGGATAA